From Pangasianodon hypophthalmus isolate fPanHyp1 chromosome 10, fPanHyp1.pri, whole genome shotgun sequence:
AGCAGTCAACTCTGAACACTTTTGAACACAAGTTGAATACTGCTTCTCCTGACATTGTTTGCATGTGGTGTTGTCCAGGTAATTGTCAACACTCTTTGCTGTTAGTAGGGGACAAATAGAATACTAGTTACAtaatgtaactgtggttctataaaCCCTGGATGGCTACCAGGGTTACTAGTCATTCAGAACCTGCGCTGACTCTGCGTGAACTTTCTATGAAATGATTGCTGTATGAtggtatttattgcaaatactatGTCATACATCACTGAGTGACTTTGTTGAAAGATTTTGTGCCCATCCTCATTGGAcggtatccaggtgattctcatcACTTCTGGCAGTTATCTGGGGTTCaaagaattcaattcaatttatataGAACTTTTAACACtgtaacaaagcagctttacagaaatcaggatataaaatttttatttaaatttaatatttcaatttatccctaatgagcaaccCAGAGGCAAtgatggcaaagaaaaactcccagaggcgaaaagaggaagaagctttcaaaggaaccagactcaaaagttTGTCTCATTGTATCAAACTGATGTTATCatctgttcagtgatggagacttgagtgtaaactgtttttaGCAGTTGCTGTCATCTTTAGTAAACCCGTGGTTTTAAGTAGGCTATCTATGCAGGGTGTCCTCAGCAGCAGAGAGTGATTTTCAGATTTAAGAGGCTCGAAGAAGAAGTGGGGCATCAGGAAGGTCTAGGGGGCAGAAGGAATCAGGATCACCGGTATATTGGAAGTATCATGTGTAAACGTGTAACAGTTACATGCATAACGAGCATTTTCTTTGGAGATCAACATTTACAGCTTACTGGCTAGCTTATGTTTGTTGTGGGATGTTTGTGGTCAGTGTGGTTTGTGGTGATTTATGATTAAGAAGTCTAAGATAAAACTTGAGATAGCATTACAAAATGAATCTACTTGCCACTAGCTTTGTTGTCAGATATATTGGTTTTCTCTGGTTTTTGTGTCAAGTTACaatcatttctgttttgaaCATAATGACAGAGTTGATGCTACTAACCGCTAGGCTAATGTtaataatttgtcatgaaaataACAGAAGTTGCATTCAATTTAAATTGAAGTAATGCCCTGTGATGTGAAATTCCAGGGACTGAGTTATGTTCCCGTTATTCTGCTAAATCCTTCAACCAATCTTTTATTCTTCAGTGCTCTTGCTTTACTATGGTGTATCTAGGACACTGGAAGTTATTACTGTAATGATGGCCGTGTGACATTCACGTTCTtattcactctcacacacactccccataTAACTTCTTATTAAGTGTTCCTCATGAACACTGTGATGAACACATGTTCATTAAAGAACATATATTTGGCCAGTGTTAAGTGTCAAAGAAAGTGTTGGGTGTCTGTCTGTGAGGCTGATATCTTTTGGTTTCCTCTTCAATTTGTTACATTTGTCACCTTCTTTAACTCTGACTCTTGAATTTTTCTTATAAATGTATGTACATAAATTGTACCATAAAGCTAAATCAAGCATCTGTGTAACAGTCATAGGttataaaagaaagaataaaaataatcctactACTAATGAGTTATGATTTGTGGgggtctctctgtgtttgttttgttttgggtttttttgtgaaCTGACCTCCTACCTCTTACCCCTAGACCCCAGAGTATAGAGCTTGGTGCCAAAGGCAAACCACCCAATTTCGACAGCAGCAAGATGGCCGACATGTCGGTGGAAGATATCACAATGAGAGCAAACCAAGTGACCGATGAGGTATGCATGTCGTCTTTTACCATGTTGCAAAGATTATTCAAATCTGAtatgtcttttatatatatatatatatatatatatatgtgtgtgtgtatgtgtatatatatatatatatatatatatatatatatatatatatatatatatatatatatatatatatatatatatatatatggtttttAGATGTGTGGTGAGAATCTGCAATCTCAGTTTTAATCATGGccttgttgaattttttttcttttcttttctcttatcccttttcatttttctcttatgCTGTTTGTTCTTTGAGCGGTAATAGTCGACAGATAATCACTGACAGTGTGTAACCACATTATATGCAGATCATTCCATATAGTGCTTCTGTCCTAAAATTTTCtaatctaatatctataatctcttgttcttctgctttttcccccactttgcTGCATTTCTGTGCCTTTTGAGGGACTGAGATGAGCTTTTTCTGCTGTGCATAACCCAACTCGGGTACTAACAGCATGAAAGATGGTCTTTGCCCATGAAGGACAACTTGGGTAAACTAATAATGTCACACCTTTCCCACCATTCATGGCGAGGTTTTGTCCTCTCTGTATTATGATCTCCCAGTATTAATTGTGTAACCAAAGTGCTTGAATCATATTGTTCCCACATACATTGGGTAGTGAGTATAATGTAGTCTAACTTTACACTGggaactgttttgtttttcacttcttcCTCAATATCGTGTTACTACTTTTCAGTTCTTGAGTCATTCATTTTGCTGTATTCAATCCTAGCTAGAGCTTCTCATCTACCCCATCTCcatttcttcttcatatttCTATTGGTCATTCCATGtctgaacattttcttttgAGGAAAATTTTTAATACTACCTATTTGGAGACGTTAGCATAAATATTATTGcatagaaagaaaaatgtagccAAATTCCCACCATAATTATCTAAGTAGACTTATCAATGCCTTCTGGGAATTAACCACTGGAcctgttatttttttactgcttatttctttctaaaaaaGATGTTGCATTTCAGgcaaaataaacacagtatCCAGCTGGACGTATACCAGCATttaattttcttgttttctttctgaagATCTGATATTTCATTGGATTGCTGTTTCTTTGCATCTCCTTTATTAACCTCTAACTCTCTAGATAGCATTATATCCTGTGAATATTTTCAGAACAAAATTCACAAtcaaagctttttatttattatgtagtgCCCAGTGAACTGACATGGAATGATCAAGTTATTCACATATTCATCTGTACATTTgtctccagaattattggcaccattGGTAAAGATGGGAGAAAAAGAGGTTTTGGGGAAAATGTTTAGAATAAATTTGCTTCAATTAAATGTCCAGTttgagattaagctaattaaccacaaagacattttcataaccttttttttacTCATGTTTTCCATAGGTGCTAATAATTTTGCATCTGTGTGGGTCCACTGTTGCTGTATTTACCCCACTCTCAAGAATATATGGATGATTTATTTCCTCTGACCTTGTATGTTTAAGGCTTATTATGTGGTTACAATTGCATTTCTTGCATTCTTACACCTCTGCGAATGCCTTTATTGTGTTAGGGACAGATATTGTGTATGTAGGAACAAACATTAGATCTATTGAGGAAGgttacatacacatacatgtgCTGACTCACTAATGTGCATTTCAGAATTCAAAACAGTGAGGCAACAGTCACACCCAGCCTCAGGCCACTCTTTAGCAACAAAGAGTCTTGCTAAGAGCTTGACACTTGATCTGTTTAATCCTGTGTATTTGCAAGTGATCTCCCCAGATTGGGAATGGGGTGCTGTGTTTGTAATGCtgactcaatttttttttttcttttcccccctctAGTCTCTTGAGAGCACTAGACGGATGCTGCAACTGGCAGAGGAGGTGAGAGCATTTGTGCCTCAATTGTCCTAACTACCCCAAGTCCagtcaaataaaaatgtagatcTAAAACAAAGTTGGGTGCCCTGGTCATTTATTTCAAGAGAATTGATCCTTTGAGCCAAGTTGTCTTTTCACacgtttttcacattttcagagCAGGGAGACGGGAGTTAAAACCATTGAGATGTTGGATCAGCAGGGAGGTGAGTGAATCCAGCTATTCATTCTGCTTTAAATTTTTAAGTTGCCACTCTTGTGACTTGTGCTCATGAAATCATTTTAGACAGGGATACATCAATGCCATTTTCTTTAGATACATACTTATTGACACTTGTCGATACCAGTACTGATAACAAAATAAGCAACCTACGTGGTGTTAAGCAATCATGGGCCTCTGGTTTACATAGTGGCCATGAAGAGTGAACATGTGTCTAGGCTACTAGACTCCTTCTTTTTAAGTTTAGCTAGTtagttttaaatgaagtgcattagctagctacattagttactTGGATTGAGTACGGTTGCAGCGTAGAAGAGCAGGATTCGTTCCACTTCCGTTGTCTCATCGTCAGAATCCCTCATTGTCAAGGACCAATATCGGCTGATGGTCTTGAACTATATACTTGGTAAGCGCTTCTGTTATTCGCACTCATCTAGGGttttttctagacatttttcTCACCTAGACAGCGTTTGCTGCAGTGTGGTTTCTGCCATGTGCTGCTAACAATGAACCCCTGCTGAGTTTTTAAGATGTTGAGAAGTCTGAGTGTTAAGATGTTTATTGTATACATGATTATATCAGGTTACTCGGCTGCTTTGCTTCGATTGCCGtcattaattgtgaaatatgTCCATGATTGCTGTTGTTTCATGTCATCTTTTCATTGGCACAGCAATGTACACTAGTCTCATATTATTATGTGGTATTGGATGTTATTGTTGGAGAATTTTTTCATGTGTATGAGTAATGAGCAAAGTTTTCAGTCGCTAGTTTTGTCAAATGTATAATTCTGCTCCCCTGCTCCCCTGCTTTATGCTTGTCTCCTCTTGTGACATTTACTCAGAACAACTTCGGCGTGTGGAGCATGGCATGGACCAGATCAATCAGGACATGAAACAGGCTGAGAAGAACCTGACCGACCTGTCAAAGTgctgtggcctgtgtgtctgtccctGTGATAGGTATGAGCTGAGCTCTGTACCTTAAAATGTAGCACatatctttcaaaaaaaaaaaaaattctgatttgaAAAGCTGTATTTCAGATCTAAGCAGCAGTTATTATTTGCTAGTCTTGCTTAGAAGCTTATTgattctgtttaaagtgaagcACTTGCATTCGAATTGACGGTATTGTTGGATCTTACTGCTACACGTCTTTCAGAGTGAGGTCTATTGAGAGTGATGGGCGGTACAAGCGCACTTGGGGCAGTGGAAGCGAAACTGCCAGCACAGAGGGAGGTGATAGAGGCGTGGTTTCCAGCCAACCATCCAGCCTCGGCAACGGCCAGGCAACAACAGCTTCCGGTCCCTATATAAAGAGGTATTATTAATTACTACAGCTAAAAATGTCACCTATAtggctatgaaaaaaaaaacataatagcAAACATATAATAACTAGTATAAACATAGTACGTAATATAAACAGTGCACAAAACACTGAACTGATTCAGTCACAACCCCTAACTAGTGTATTAGATTTATGATTTACTGTTTACTTAAAGCTTGGGAAATCCTGGCAGCAGTATCCAACCTACTTAACTGACTTACTAATGAATAATGAAAGCATTATTCCATTGGCTTTCTCATTGGCTTTTATACACCTTTTATTGTATTCAAGTTTATTCACACAGTACACAgtacaaaatgataaaataaaagtgttgtTGCCCAGAGTAACGAATGATGCTCGTGAAGATGAGATGGAGGAGAACCTAGGTCAGGTGGGC
This genomic window contains:
- the LOC113534014 gene encoding synaptosomal-associated protein 23 isoform X2, with protein sequence MADMSVEDITMRANQVTDESLESTRRMLQLAEESRETGVKTIEMLDQQGEQLRRVEHGMDQINQDMKQAEKNLTDLSKCCGLCVCPCDRVRSIESDGRYKRTWGSGSETASTEGGDRGVVSSQPSSLGNGQATTASGPYIKRVTNDAREDEMEENLGQVGSIIGNLKTMALDMGNEIDKQNKTIDRITDKADMNKARIDEANKRANKLL
- the LOC113534014 gene encoding synaptosomal-associated protein 23 isoform X1 codes for the protein MSKQPQSIELGAKGKPPNFDSSKMADMSVEDITMRANQVTDESLESTRRMLQLAEESRETGVKTIEMLDQQGEQLRRVEHGMDQINQDMKQAEKNLTDLSKCCGLCVCPCDRVRSIESDGRYKRTWGSGSETASTEGGDRGVVSSQPSSLGNGQATTASGPYIKRVTNDAREDEMEENLGQVGSIIGNLKTMALDMGNEIDKQNKTIDRITDKADMNKARIDEANKRANKLL